From Spea bombifrons isolate aSpeBom1 chromosome 6, aSpeBom1.2.pri, whole genome shotgun sequence, a single genomic window includes:
- the USP24 gene encoding ubiquitin carboxyl-terminal hydrolase 24, whose product METEEEQHMTTLLCMGFSDPGAIRKALRLAKNDINEAVALLTNERPGLDYGYEPMDRGGGDGGNRNTGGGGGFDPPPAYHEVVEPEKNDENGNCSRENIEFPTTNLYELESRVLTDHWSIPYKREESLGKCLIASTYLAKNGLSDSDENCRRFMDRCMPEAFKKLLTSSAVHKWGTEIHEGIYNMLMLLVDLVAERIKQEPIPIGLLGVLTMAFNPDNEYHFKNRMKMCQKNWAEVFGEGSSYAVSPASTLQKEPHGWLVDLVNRFGELGGFAAIQSKLSSDDIELGAVSALVQPLGVCAEYLNSSAVQPMLDRVIHNRIKYVQNVEEKDLKDKRLVSIPELLSAIKLLCMRFQPDLVTAVDDLRLDILLRMLKSPHFSAKMNSLKEVTKLIEDSTLSKSVKNAIDTDRLLDWLVENSVLSIALEGNIDQAQYCDRIKGIIELLGSKLSLDELSKIWKIQAGQSSTVIENIQTIIAAAAVKFNPEQLNHLFVLIQKSWETETDRVRQKLLSLIGRIGRESRNETTTGKVLEVLWDLAHLPTLPSVLIQQALEEHLTILSDAYAVKETVKRSYIIKCIEDIKKSSQHNNPQVVWVVPALRQLHEITRSFNKQTYQKQDKTIIQDLKKNFEIVKLVTASLVACRRLAVTVVGPGGLVGTSLVDGRYTYREYLEAHLKFLAFFLQEATLYLSWSRAKEIWECLVTGHDVCELDREMCFEWFTKGQHDLESDVQQQLFKEKILKLESYEITMNGFNLFKTFFENVNLCDHRLKRQGTQLHVEKLELIGMDFIWKIAVESPDEEIANEAIQLIINYSYINLNPRLKKDSVSLHKKFIADCYTRLEAASSALGGPTLTHAVTRATKMLTATAMPSVATSVQSPYRSTKLVIIERLLLLAERYVITIEDLYSVPRTILPHGASFHGHLLTLNLTYESTKDTFTVEAHSNETVGSIRWKIARHLNCPIENIQIFANEILLTVNKDQKLLHQLGFSDEQALTVKTLGGGTPSTSSVDTSAVSSGAGFSSSYAMEQEKSLPGVVMALVCNVFDMLYQLANLEEPRITVRVRKLLLLIPTDPAVQEALDQLDSLGRKKTLLSESQEKSSKSPSLSSKQQHHQQSASSILESLFRSSAPGMSTFRVLYNLEVLSSKLMPTADDEMARNCAKSFCENFLKAGGLSLVVNVMQRDSIPSEVDYETRQGVYSICLQLARFLLVGQTMSSTFDEDLTKDGIEGLSSRPFRNAGRQSSRQMSLCGTPEKSSYRQLSVSDRSSIRVEEIIPAARVAIQMMEVNDFTCTVACFMRLSWAAAAGRLDLVGSNQPIKESNTLFPGGLRGRLSSSGSNCSSGSEGESTSLHAWICVRQQSVSTKDAIIAGEALSLLVTCLQLRSQQLGSFYNLPSVADFIIDILLGSLSAEIRRVACDQLYTLSQTDTSAYPEVQKPNLFLLSVVLSAQLPLWSPTSIMRGINQRLLAQCTEYFDLRCQLLDDLTSSEMEQLNISPAAMLEDEITWLDNFEPNRTAECETSEVDNVWLAGHLRLIKTLLSLCGTEKEILGPSLIKQLLDDFLFRASRIILNSKSSAAVAPISQQDFHPKCSTMNSRLAAYEVLVMLADSSVANLQLITKELLSMHHQLDPALTKEFDYLPPVDSRSNSGFVGLKNGGATCYMNAVFQQLYMQPGLPEALLSMEDETDNPDDSVFYQVQSLFGHLMESKLQYYVPENFWKIFKMWNKELYVREQQDAYEFFTSLIDQMDEYLKKIGRDQIFKNTFQGIYSDQKICKDCPHRYEREEAFMALNLGVTSCQSLEISLDQFVRGEVLEGSNAYYCEKCKEKRTTVKRTCIKSLPSVLVIHLMRFGFDWESGRSIKYDEQIKFPWLLNMEPYTVSGMARQDSNSEVGENGRQTDPPGGSPRKKVAPTENYELVGVIVHSGQAHAGHYYSFIKDRRGCSKSKWYKFNDTVVEEFDLNDETMEYECFGGEYRPKVYDQSNPYPDVRRRYWNAYMLFYQRVSDQNSPVLPKKSRVSVVRQEAEDLSLSAPSSPDISPQSSPRPHRTNDRLSILTKLVRKGEKKGLFVEKMPLRIYQTVRDENLKFMKNRDVYNSDYFSFVLSLASVNATKLKHSMYPSMAEVSAQLAIQFLFHTYFRTKKKLRVDTEEWIATIDALVSKSCEACQWLIEYFVSTEGRELIRIFLLECSVREVRAAAATILEKTLDGALLHRDKVKGNHLLIEMLLSLLDKDVPESCKNCAQYFFLFNNFVQKQGVRAVELLLRYSALKHFVNFLLGPNRQNNQNRRWSSPQAREFGFLHNTIALLVLYSDVSPHRTAAPGSFKPHTHINMTCPPLALHTEVEALMFMPEGKPYLLEVMFAMRELPGSLSVLIEMLVYCCFCNEPFSLTVLHFIKNQLETAPQHELKNLFTLLHEILVIEDPLQLKRLKFAFEANGLLALMHHSNHVDSSRCYQCVKFLVTLAQKCPAAKEYFKENSQHWSWAVQWLQKKMSEHCWAPQSNVSNETSTAKTFQRTISAQDTLAYATALLNEKDQSGSSNGSESSPANENGDRSMQQGPDSPMVICESKSDLDDVDP is encoded by the exons aaGAACGATGAGAACGGTAACTGCTCCAGAGAAAACATTGAATTTCCCACCACTAATCTATATGAATTGGAAAGCCGTGTGCTCACAGATCACTGGTCCATTCCCTACAAACGGGAAGAGTCTCTGGGAAAGTGCCTCATTGCTTCCACGTACCTGGCAAAAAATG GCCTGTCGGACTCCGATGAAAACTGCAGAAGGTTTATGGACAGATGTATGCCAGAAGCGTTCAAAAAG CTGCTGACGTCCAGTGCTGTCCACAAATGGGGCACCGAGATCCACGAGGGAATCTACAACATGCTGATGCTGCTGGTGGATTTAGTCGCTGAGCGAATCAAACAGGAACCAATCCCCATTGGGCTTCTGGGTGTACTTACCATG GCATTTAACCCAGACAACGAATACCACTTTAAGAACAGGATGAAAATGTGCCAGAAGAACTGGGCGGAGGTGTTTGGCGAAGGGAGCTCCTACGCTGTATCTCCGGCGAGCACCTTGCAGAAG GAGCCCCATGGCTGGCTTGTTGATCTCGTGAATAGG TTTGGAGAGTTGGGAGGGTTTGCAGCCATTCAGTCGAAGCTGAGTTCCGACGATATTGAGCTTGGA gcAGTTTCAGCGTTAGTACAGCCGCTGGGGGTGTGTGCAGAATACCTTAACTCTTCAGCTGTACAG CCGATGCTGGATCGTGTCATTCATAACCGGATAAAGTATGTACAGAATGTGGAGGAAAAAGACTTAAAAGACAAG AGACTGGTTAGTATCCCGGAGCTGCTCTCTGCCATTAAACTGCTCTGTATGCGCTTTCAACCGGACCTTGTGACCGCTGTGGACGACCTTCGGCTGGACATCCTGTTGCGCATGCTGAAATCCCCACATTTTAGTGCAAAAATGAACTCGCTTAAAGAA GTAACCAAATTAATAGAAGACAGCACTTTATCAAAGTCGGTGAAGAACGCCATAGATACAGACCGACTGCTGGATTGGCTGGTGGAAAATTCAGTGCTTTCGATAGCTTTGGAAG GCAACATAGACCAGGCTCAATACTGTGACCGAATAAAGGGAATCATTGAATTGCTAGGCAGTAAATTATCTTTGGACGAGCTTTCAAAGATATGGAAAATACag gctgGACAGTCATCCACGGTGATTGAAAATATCCAAACGATTATCGCTGCCGCCGCTGTGAAGTTCAACCCCGAACAGCTAAATCATCTTTTCGTATTAATTCAAAAG AGCTGGGAAACCGAAACAGACCGAGTCAGGCAGAAGTTGTTGAGTCTCATTGGCCGCATCGGTCGGGAGTCTCGAAACGAGACAACCACGGGAAAA GTTTTAGAGGTACTCTGGGATCTTGCCCACCTGCCCACCCTACCGTCTGTTTTGATCCAGCAAGCCTTAGAGGAACACTTAACAATCCTGAGCGATGCCTACGCAGTGAAAGAAACCGTGAAGAGaagttatattataaaatgcatAGAGGATATTAAAAAG TCATCTCAACACAACAACCCACAAGTCGTGTGGGTGGTACCAGCCTTACGCCAACTTCATGAAATCACCCGCTCCTTCAACAAGCAGACCTACCAAAAGCAAGACAAG aCCATAATCCAGGATCTGAAGAAGAACTTTGAAATTGTCAAACTGGTGACAGCGAGTCTGGTGGCTTGCCGCCGCTTGGCAGTAACCGTCGTCGGTCCCGGCGGGCTGGTGGGAACTTCTTTGGTCGATGGCAGATACACTTACCGGGAG tatttggAGGCGCATCTAAAGTTcctggcgttttttctgcaagAAGCCACCTTGTATCTCAGCTGGAGTCGGGCTAAGGAGATTTGGGAGTGTCTGGTGACCGGCCACGATGTGTGCGAGCTTGACCGCGAA atgtgTTTTGAGTGGTTTACAAAGGGCCAGCATGATCTGGAGAGCGATGTCCAGCAGCAGCTTTTTAAAGAGAAGATTCTGAAGCTGGAGTCTTACGAAATTACAATGAACG GCTTCAATCTTTTTAAGACATTCTTTGAGAATGTTAATCTGTGTGACCATCGCCTGAAACGACAAGGCACGCAGCTG CACGTGGAGAAGCTGGAATTGATTGGGATGGACTTTATCTGGAAGATTGCTGTGGAATCTCCGGATGAAGAAATCGCCAATGAAGCCATACAGTTGATAATTAATTATAGCTACATCAATCTTAATCCCAGACTGAAGAAG GATTCTGTTTCTTTGCACAAGAAGTTCATTGCTGACTGCTATACGAGATTAGAG GCGGCAAGTTCAGCTCTTGGGGGTCCCACGCTAACTCACGCAGTCACCAGAGCCACAAAAATGCTTACGGCAACCGCCATGCCATCGGTAGCAACTTCTGTGCAGTCTCCGTACAG GTCTACCAAGCTAGTGATAATTGAAAGGCTCCTTTTGCTGGCTGAGCGCTATGTGATCACTATAGAG GATCTTTACTCTGTTCCTCGAACAATCCTACCTCACGGTGCCTCTTTTCATGGACATCTATTAACTCTGAACCTTACTTATGAGTCTACCAAAGATACTTTTACGGTTGAG GCCCACAGCAATGAAACAGTTGGAAGCATTCGCTGGAAGATCGCAAGGCATCTCAATTGCCCCATAGAAAATATACAGATATTTGCAAATGAAATTTTG TTGACTGTAAATAAGGACCAGAAGCTGCTCCATCAGCTGGGCTTTTCCGATGAGCAGGCCCTGACCGTAAAGACTCTGGGAGGTGGAACTCCATCAACCAGCTCTGTGGACACTTCGGCCGTTAGTAGCGGCGCCGGGTTCAGCTCTTCCTATGCGATGGAACAG GAAAAATCCCTGCCCGGCGTGGTCATGGCGTTGGTCTGTAATGTGTTTGATATGCTCTACCAACTGGCCAACCTGGAAGAGCCAAG GATAACTGTCAGAGTACGGAAGCTTCTCCTCTTGATCCCGACAGATCCAGCCGTACAAGAAGCTCTGGACCAGCTTGATTCTCTTGGGAGGAAG AAGACGCTCCTGTCGGAATCTCAGGAAAAATCTTCAAAATCTCCATCTTTATCCTCAAAACAACAGCATCATCAGCAAAGTGCCAGTTCTATCCTGGAGAGCTTGTTCCGATCGTCTGCCCCGGGCATGTCCACCTTCAGGGTGCTCTATAACTTGGAG GTTCTTAGTTCCAAACTGATGCCAACGGCTGATGACGAGATGGCAAGAAACTGTGCCAAATCATTCTGTGAAAACTTCTTAAAAGCCGGTGGtctcag TTTGGTGGTTAATGTTATGCAGAGGGACTCTATTCCATCGGAAGTCGATTATGAAACAAGACAAGGAGTCTACTCGATTTGTCTGCAACTTGCAAG GTTCTTATTGGTCGGCCAAACTATGTCATCAACATTTGATGAAGATCTGACCAAAGATGGAATTGAAGGGTTGTCCTCGAGGCCGTTCCGGAACGCTGGCCGCCAGTCCAGTCGCCAAATGTCTCTGTGCGGAACCCCGGAGAAGTCCTCTTACCGGCAGCTGTCTGTGTCTGACAGGTCATCCATCAGGGTGGAGGAGATTATCCCTGCTGCACGGGTTGCTATTCAG ATGATGGAAGTTAATGATTTCACCTGCACGGTGGCGTGTTTCATGCGGCTTTCCTGGGCGGCCGCCGCGGGAAGACTGGACCTTGTTGGCAGCAACCAGCCCATTAAAGAGAGTAATACGCTGTTCCCTGGGGGGCTTCGGGGCAGACTCAGCAGCTCAG GAAGTAACTGCAGTTCGGGAAGCGAAGGGGAATCCACCTCCCTCCACGCGTGGATCTGCGTACGGCAGCAGTCGGTATCTACCAAAGACGCCATTATCGCTGGGGAGGCCTTGTCCTTGTTGGTCACCTGCCTGCAGCTACGCAGCCAGCAGCTTG gaTCTTTTTATAATCTGCCTTCTGTTGCTGACTTCATTATCGATATACTCCTAGGATCACTAAGTGCTGAG atCCGCCGCGTTGCCTGTGACCAGCTGTACACGCTCAGTCAGACAGACACCTCCGCGTACCCCGAAGTGCAGAAGCCCAACCTTTTCCTTTTGAGCGTCGTTCTCTCTGCCCAACTACCTCTCTGGTCACCCACCAGTATAATGAGAGGCATTAACCAGAG GTTGTTGGCACAGTGTACGGAATATTTTGATTTGCGATGCCAGCTTTTAGATGATTTGAcct CCTCTGAAATGGAGCAGCTAAACATCAGCCCCGCGGCCATGCTGGAAGATGAGATTACGTGGCTGGATAACTTTGAACCCAATCGAACGGCGGAGTGCGAGACGAGCGAAGTAGACAATGTGTGGTTGGCAGGACACCTCAGGCTTATAAAGACGCTTCTCTCGCTTTGCGGCACTGAAAAGGAAATACTCG GTCCCTCGCTGATTAAACAGCTTCTGGATGATTTTCTATTCCGGGCTTCGAGAATAATCCTGAACAGCAAGTCGTCTGCTGCGGTCGCCCCAATAAGCCAGCAAGACTTCCACCCAAA GTGCAGTACAATGAACAGCCGGCTCGCAGCCTATGAAGTTCTTGTGATGCTGGCAGACAGCTCTGTCGCTAACCTCCAACTCATCACTAAGGAACTTCTTTCTATGCACCATCAGCTGGACCCGGCACTTACCAAGGAGTTTGAT tatctTCCTCCGGTGGACAGCCGATCCAATTCAGGCTTCGTTGGCTTAAAAAATGGAGGGGCCACTTGTTACATGAATGCAGTCTTCCAGCAGTTATATATGCAGCCCGGTCTTCCTGAG GCTCTCCTGTCCATGGAAGATGAAACCGATAACCCAGACGACAGTGTCTTTTATCAGGTGCAAtctctctttggccatttgatgGAAAGCAAACTGCAGTACTACGTGCCGGAGAACTTCTGGAag ATCTTTAAGATGTGGAACAAAGAGCTTTATGTTCGGGAGCAGCAAGACGCGTATGAATTCTTCACTAGCCTCATAGACCAGATGGATGAATATCTCAAG aaaatAGGACGAGACCAAATATTTAAGAACACCTTTCAAGGCATCTATTCAGACCAGAAGATCTGTAAAGACTGCCCTCACAG GTATGAGCGGGAGGAAGCCTTCATGGCCTTAAATTTAGGAGTCACATCTTGCCAGAGCCTGGAAATCTCGCTCGATCAGTTTGTGAGAGGCGAGGTTCTGGAAGGCAGCAATGCGTATTACTGCGAGAAATGCAAAGAAAAG AGAACCACGGTGAAGAGGACCTGCATTAAATCCCTGCCAAGCGTCCTTGTGATTCATTTGATGAGATTTGGTTTTGACTGGGAAAGCGGCCGTTCTATAAAATACGATGAGCAGATTAAG TTTCCATGGCTGCTAAACATGGAGCCGTATACGGTATCCGGGATGGCTCGGCAAGATTCCAACTCGGAGGTTGGTGAGAATGGGAGGCAAACGGATCCACCTGGCGGCTCCCCACGGAAGAAGGTCGCTCCGACCGAAAACTACGAACTGGTTGGCGTTATAGTCCACAGTGGCCAGGCGCACGCCGGGCACTACTACTCCTTCATTAAAGACCGCAG GGGCTGCAGTAAAAGCAAGTGGTACAAGTTCAATGACACGGTGGTGGAAGAGTTCGATCTGAATGATGAAACCATGGAGTATGAATGTTTCGGCGGGGAGTACAGGCCAAAAGTCTACGATCAAT ccaatCCCTACCCTGACGTGCGCCGGCGCTATTGGAACGCCTACATGCTTTTCTATCAGAGAGTCTCCGATCAGAACTCTCCAGTCTTGCCAAAGAAAAGCCGCGTTAGTGTTGTGCGCCAGGAGGCGGAAGATCTCTCGCT GTCCGCTCCGTCATCGCCAGACATTTCACCCCAGTCCTCCCCTCGCCCTCACAGGACTAACGACCGCCTTTCCATCTTGACCAAGCTGGTcaggaaaggagagaagaaaggCTTGTTTGTAGAGAAGATGCCACTGAGAATATACCAG ACGGTGAGAGACGAGAACCTGAAGTTCATGAAGAACAGAGATGTTTACAACAGCGATTATTTCAGTTTCGTGCTCTCCCTGGCATCGGTGAATGCT ACCAAACTCAAGCACTCTATGTACCCATCCATGGCGGAAGTCAGTGCGCAGCTAGCCATCCAATTTCTGTTTCACACCTATTtcagaacaaagaaaaaactcag GGTTGACACTGAAGAATGGATAGCCACAATAGACGCCTTGGTCTCCAAGAGCTGTGAAGCCTGTCAGTGGCTCATTGAATACTTTGTTAGCACAGAGGGCCGGGAACTTATCCG AATCTTCTTGCTGGAGTGTAGCGTGCGAGAGGTCCGGGCAGCCGCGGCCACCATCCTGGAGAAGACTTTAGACGGCGCCTTGCTTCACAGGGATAAG GTTAAAGGCAATCATTTGCTGATTGAAATGCTGCTCAGTCTGCTGGATAAAGATGTACCGGAAAGCTGTAAAAATTGCGCCCAGTACTTTTTCCTGTTCAACAACTTTGTGCAAAAG CAAGGGGTGCGTGCCGTTGAGCTGCTCCTACGCTACTCTGCACTGAAGCATTTCGTCAATTTCTTACTTGGTCCAAATCGACAGAACAACCAG AATCGCAGGTGGAGCTCTCCGCAAGCCCGCGAGTTTGGTTTCTTGCACAACACCATAGCGCTGCTAGTTCTGTACTCAGATGTCTCTCCGCATAGGACAGCCG CCCCTGGCTCATTTAAGCCGCATACTCACATTAATATGACCTGTCCTCCTCTGGCTCTCCACACGGAAGTAGAGGCCTTGATGTTTATGCCAGAGGGAAAGCCTTATTTGCTGGAG GTGATGTTTGCCATGCGGGAGCTCCCTGGGTCCCTCTCTGTTCTCATCGAGATGCTCGTGTACTGCTGTTTCTGCAACGAACCCTTCTCTCTCACTGTGCTTCATTTCATTAAG aatcAGCTGGAAACCGCACCGCAGCACGAGCTAAAGAACTTGTTTACTCTGCTCCATGAGATTTTG GTTATTGAAGACCCTCTACAGTTAAAGAGACTGAAGTTTGCTTTTGAAGCAAATGGATTATTAG CTCTGATGCATCACAGCAACCACGTGGACAGCAGCCGCTGCTATCAATGTGTGAAGTTCCTTGTTACCCTTGCCCAAAA GTGCCCTGCTGCTAAGGAGTATTTTAAAGAGAATTCCCAACACTGGAGCTGGGCCGTTCAGTGGCTGCAGAAAAAG ATGTCCGAACACTGTTGGGCGCCACAAAGCAATGTGTCAAACGAGACCTCAACTGCTAAAACCTTCCAACGCACAATTTCTGCACAG GATACATTGGCCTATGCCACCGCCTTGCTAAATGAGAAAGATCAGTCTGGGAGCAGCAATGGATCTGAGAGCAGCCCAGCCAATGAGAACGGGGACAGGAGCATGCAGCAG